The genomic region agaaagaaaggttatcttttttatttttatttttactaactaTTTTTAagtgtatatttaatttattttattctaaaaatgtCAGTTTAAAACTTATATACTAATATTAAATCTCTAATTTATTAGCTACAATAAACTATAATACGTACCAAAAAAAAGCCAACTTTAATAGAATACTTTATGTTCTTTCATGATCGATAATTCAATAGAATATAGCCCAAACTTTGTAGTTTTGTACGACAACCTGTATTTTCAAGCCACCTGTTCCTTCATTATTAGCAAGAAACCACCCGTATGGTAACTAACATCTGTCATATCCAAAAACTATTCGGTGTATTCCATTGTCTAAACCCGGGACCACATTATCTGTATCGTAAGATTtatcttcaatttaatttattgaatataatatatttattcttaGTTATTTGTCCTTTTCATATATTTTGTGCATAAATTATTTCACAAAATCGctttaattgattgtgtttgttCTAATCGAATCAAACGTGCGTTTTTCAATTATACAAGAGTTTCGTTTCACTCTGTATGGTTCAGTCCCCAAGTAATATTGTAATCTCCTATTCGCCGCATAGAATAAACATAACTATTAAACAATGTTCACttgccgcatgcaaattcaattcTATGATATATCCCATCAACTCcaattttcattcaatttttcatcaaaatttaaattattatttcttttttacagAATCGATCTTTCAGCtcctaaactaaaattaaaaaaaaaattaacaacgtTCGGAAAAAATCTAACTTAATTCATCAAAGAAATacgtaaattattataaatgctGAAACTATCATCGATTATCTCGTAGTTACAACCACACCGCCATGTCTGGCCTCCGAAACGCGTCGTCGAACCCCACGAACCTACATTTGGCCCCACTCAACGCAGACACGACCGTTGGAACCGGGTTTCCGTGAACCGGGTTCGCGGTTCTCCGATACGGACCGAACCACTTGTTCTGCATGTACCGGTTCTTCCTCCATGGAGGCAGACTTAACCCTCTCTTCCCAAAACAACGCCTCGCAACTCCGCACAACACCCGCACGGTGCGTTTTAGCTCCTCCTCCGTCCCAACGAATATTCGCGGCACATAATTAAGAAACTCTAAGTACTCGCTTGTGGGCCGTGCGATCTCGAACTGGGCCACGAAATCAAGGTCCACGAAGTACCTTTTGTGCCACGTAGCCGGCCCAGATTGCACCACGTCGATGAATTCATAGTTACCTGCAGTTACTCCACCGGAAGAGTCCCACCGCGTTTTGCAAATCGCCGCATTGTGCCCCTTCTCGCGCAGAAACGACATCGCGTTTCGGCGATGCGACGAAACGTTTCCTTCTTTCAAAAACTCGAACTTCTCTGATGCCTCCGAAGCATGCTCGAGAAGCAAGCTCTTATAAGAGTCTGAAACGTTGGATGCGTTTAACATGAGAAGCTCCTCCACTGAGTCAATGCAGTCTGTGACGGAGTCGACTCGCTCCGAGTCGAACTCGTTCCCCGCTGAGTTGTTGTTCTCCGAGTCGCCATTGTCCTCGAGGAAATCATGCACGAGCTCGGAGAGACACGGCGAGTGTCCGTCGCCGTTGCCGGAATGTTCGCTCCCGCTGCTGACGTAGCTCAATTGCCGGTGGTCGCCGCCGCCGACGAGACGTGCTTTGGCTTCGTCGTCGAACGGATCAGTGACTCGTTTCTTTCTCGCTAAAACCACCATTTGGATCTGTTAATTATCAATTGCA from Glycine soja cultivar W05 chromosome 16, ASM419377v2, whole genome shotgun sequence harbors:
- the LOC114389076 gene encoding uncharacterized protein LOC114389076, which gives rise to MVVLARKKRVTDPFDDEAKARLVGGGDHRQLSYVSSGSEHSGNGDGHSPCLSELVHDFLEDNGDSENNNSAGNEFDSERVDSVTDCIDSVEELLMLNASNVSDSYKSLLLEHASEASEKFEFLKEGNVSSHRRNAMSFLREKGHNAAICKTRWDSSGGVTAGNYEFIDVVQSGPATWHKRYFVDLDFVAQFEIARPTSEYLEFLNYVPRIFVGTEEELKRTVRVLCGVARRCFGKRGLSLPPWRKNRYMQNKWFGPYRRTANPVHGNPVPTVVSALSGAKCRFVGFDDAFRRPDMAVWL